A single Salmo trutta chromosome 14, fSalTru1.1, whole genome shotgun sequence DNA region contains:
- the LOC115147676 gene encoding zinc finger protein 665 isoform X3 has translation MNILFSVQDSADPSNPPLSYATEPNPPESLVPDSNHRDIDNCSELPRFNIVVKEEEDWDVDNTAERPDHCSESEGSPSTSGLPEQHQGNHTAKKIHFCSVCGKNCHKLSKLQIHMRTHTGEKPYSCSVCGKQFSEKGNLKKHQTLHTGEKLFSCSVCGESFSSSSNLTKHQRTHTGESQVSVAVEVCGLSPALVIKVKEEEEDPAFAERHDHCSEREGSPSTSGLPEQHQGNHTAKKIHFCSVCGKNCHKLSKLQIHMRTHTGEKPYSCSVCGKQFSDKGNLKKHQTVHTGEKLYSCFVCGESFSSSSILTKHQRTHTGESQVSVAVEVCGLSPALVIKVKEEEEDPAFAERHDHCSDSEGSPSTSGLPEQNQGNHTAKKIHFCSVCGKNCQKLSKLQIHMRTHTGEKPYSCSVCGKQFSDKGNLKKHQTVHTGEKLYSCSVCGESFSSSSNLTKHQRTHTGESQVSVAVEVCGLSPALVIKVKEEEEDPAFAERHDHCTDSEVTPSTSGEPKQKQENHTAKSSHCCSVCGRDCQKLSSLLIHMRIHTGEKPYPCSVCGKQFRVKRHLQDHQKVHTGEKPYVCSKCDKRFGFASALKRHQWLHAEEKPYSCSVCGKGFGRPDQLKDHSLQHAGKPHCCSVCGKCFSRPDQLKDHSLQHAGKPHYCSVCGKCFSEKGYLEDHQSVHTGEKRHPCPVCKKSFVRLAGLKVHHRYHTGEKPYSCAKCGQSFISSQKLQRHQKTHAGLPPVEFQNPVTIEGEREGEDEEEEVGGLINSDGEEVGWDLHRLDESSEGRASTSGEPKET, from the exons ATGAATATATTATTTAGTGTACAG GATTCTGCTGACCCAtccaacccccctctctcctacgcCACTGAACCCAACCCTCCAGAGTCACTGGTTCCTGACTCTAACCATAGGGACATTGACAACTGCAGTGAATTACCCAGATTTAACATTGTAGTCAAGGAGGAGGAAGACTGGGACGTGGATAATACTG CAGAGAGACCTGACCACTGCTCTGAGAGCGAAGGGAGTCCCTCTACATCAGGACTACCTGAACAACACCAGGGGAATCACACAGCTAAGAAGATTcacttttgttcagtgtgtggAAAAAACTGTCACAAGTTATCAAAACTACAAATACATATGAGAactcacacaggagaaaaaccttactcctgctctgtctGTGGGAAGCAATTCAGTGAGAAAGGAAACCTGAAAAAACACCAGACgttgcacacaggagagaaactatTCAGTTGCTCCGTGTGTGGGGAGAGTTTTTCTTCATCGTCAAATCTTAccaaacaccagagaacacacacaggagagagtcAAGTGTCTGTAGCTGTAGAAGTGTGTGGTCTTTCACCAGCACTGGTTATtaaagtgaaagaggaggaagaggatccTGCTTTTG CAGAGAGACATGACCACTGCTCTGAGAGGGAAGGGAGTCCCTCTACATCAGGACTACCTGAACAACACCAGGGGAATCACACAGCTAAGAAGATTcacttttgttcagtgtgtggAAAAAACTGTCACAAGTTATCAAAACTACAAATACATATGAGAactcacacaggagaaaaaccttactcctgctctgtctGTGGGAAGCAATTCAGTGACAAAGGAAACCTGAAAAAACACCAGACagtgcacacaggagagaagctgtACAGTTGCTTCGTGTGCGGGGAGAGTTTCTCTTCATCGTCAATTCTTAccaaacaccagagaacacacacaggagagagtcAAGTGTCTGTAGCTGTAGAAGTGTGTGGTCTTTCACCAGCACTGGTTATtaaagtgaaagaggaggaagaggatccTGCTTTTG CAGAGAGACATGACCACTGCTCTGACAGTGAAGGGAGTCCCTCTACATCGGGACTACCTGAACAAAACCAGGGGAATCACACAGCTAAGAAGATTcacttttgttcagtgtgtggAAAAAACTGTCAGAAGTTATCAAAACTACAAATACATATGAGAACTCACACTGGAGAAaaaccttactcctgctctgtctGTGGGAAGCAATTCAGTGACAAAGGAAACCTGAAAAAACACCAGACggtgcacacaggagagaagctgtACAGTTGCTCCGTGTGTGGGGAAAGTTTTTCTTCATCGTCAAATCTTAccaaacaccagagaacacacacaggagagagtcAAGTGTCTGTAGCTGTAGAAGTGTGTGGTCTTTCACCAGCACTGGTTATtaaagtgaaagaggaggaagaggatccTGCTTTTG CAGAGAGACATGACCATTGCACTGACAGTGAAGTGACTCCCTCTACATCAGGAGAACCTAAACAAAAACAGGAGAATCACACAGCAAAGAGCTCTCACTGCTGTTCAGTGTGTGGAAGAGATTGCCAAAAGCTATCTTCACTACTAATACAcatgagaatacacacaggagaaaagccataCCCTTGCTCTGTGTGTGGAAAGCAGTTCCGTGTAAAAAGACATCTTCAAGACCACCAGAAAgtgcacactggagagaaaccttacgtCTGCTCCAAATGTGACAAGAGGTTTGGTTTCGCCTCAGCCTTGAAAAGGCACCAGTGGTTACACGCAGAAGAGaaaccttactcctgctctgtgtGTGGGAAGGGTTTCGGCCGTCCAGATCAGTTAAAGGACCACTCTCTGCAACACGCAGGGAAACCCCACTGCTGTTCTGTGTGTGGGAAGTGTTTCAGCCGTCCAGATCAGTTAAAGGACCACTCTCTGCAACATGCAGGGAAACCCCACTACTGTTCTGTATGTGGGAAGTGTTTCAGTGAGAAGGGGTATCTTGAAGACCACCAGTCAgtgcacactggagagaaacgaCACCCTTGCCCTGTCTGCAAGAAGAGTTTTGTAAGATTAGCCGGACTTAAAGTCCACCACAGAtatcatacaggagagaaaccttacagctgcgCTAAATGCGGCCAGAGCTTCATTAGTTCTCAAAAACTTCAGAGACACCAGAAAACTCATGCTGGTTTACCACCTGTTGAGTTTCAAAACCCTGTTACAATTgaaggagagcgggagggagaagatgaggaagaggaagttGGTGGTCTGATTAATTCAGATGGAGAAGAGGTTGGTTGGGATCTTCATCGTCTCG ACGAGAGTTCGGAGGGGAGAGCCTCTACATCAGGAGAACCTAAAGAAACCTAG
- the LOC115147676 gene encoding zinc finger protein 665 isoform X4, which translates to MNILFSVQDSADPSNPPLSYATEPNPPESLVPDSNHRDIDNCSELPRFNIVVKEEEDWDVDNTERPDHCSESEGSPSTSGLPEQHQGNHTAKKIHFCSVCGKNCHKLSKLQIHMRTHTGEKPYSCSVCGKQFSEKGNLKKHQTLHTGEKLFSCSVCGESFSSSSNLTKHQRTHTGESQVSVAVEVCGLSPALVIKVKEEEEDPAFAERHDHCSEREGSPSTSGLPEQHQGNHTAKKIHFCSVCGKNCHKLSKLQIHMRTHTGEKPYSCSVCGKQFSDKGNLKKHQTVHTGEKLYSCFVCGESFSSSSILTKHQRTHTGESQVSVAVEVCGLSPALVIKVKEEEEDPAFAERHDHCSDSEGSPSTSGLPEQNQGNHTAKKIHFCSVCGKNCQKLSKLQIHMRTHTGEKPYSCSVCGKQFSDKGNLKKHQTVHTGEKLYSCSVCGESFSSSSNLTKHQRTHTGESQVSVAVEVCGLSPALVIKVKEEEEDPAFAERHDHCTDSEVTPSTSGEPKQKQENHTAKSSHCCSVCGRDCQKLSSLLIHMRIHTGEKPYPCSVCGKQFRVKRHLQDHQKVHTGEKPYVCSKCDKRFGFASALKRHQWLHAEEKPYSCSVCGKGFGRPDQLKDHSLQHAGKPHCCSVCGKCFSRPDQLKDHSLQHAGKPHYCSVCGKCFSEKGYLEDHQSVHTGEKRHPCPVCKKSFVRLAGLKVHHRYHTGEKPYSCAKCGQSFISSQKLQRHQKTHAGLPPVEFQNPVTIEGEREGEDEEEEVGGLINSDGEEVGWDLHRLDESSEGRASTSGEPKET; encoded by the exons ATGAATATATTATTTAGTGTACAG GATTCTGCTGACCCAtccaacccccctctctcctacgcCACTGAACCCAACCCTCCAGAGTCACTGGTTCCTGACTCTAACCATAGGGACATTGACAACTGCAGTGAATTACCCAGATTTAACATTGTAGTCAAGGAGGAGGAAGACTGGGACGTGGATAATACTG AGAGACCTGACCACTGCTCTGAGAGCGAAGGGAGTCCCTCTACATCAGGACTACCTGAACAACACCAGGGGAATCACACAGCTAAGAAGATTcacttttgttcagtgtgtggAAAAAACTGTCACAAGTTATCAAAACTACAAATACATATGAGAactcacacaggagaaaaaccttactcctgctctgtctGTGGGAAGCAATTCAGTGAGAAAGGAAACCTGAAAAAACACCAGACgttgcacacaggagagaaactatTCAGTTGCTCCGTGTGTGGGGAGAGTTTTTCTTCATCGTCAAATCTTAccaaacaccagagaacacacacaggagagagtcAAGTGTCTGTAGCTGTAGAAGTGTGTGGTCTTTCACCAGCACTGGTTATtaaagtgaaagaggaggaagaggatccTGCTTTTG CAGAGAGACATGACCACTGCTCTGAGAGGGAAGGGAGTCCCTCTACATCAGGACTACCTGAACAACACCAGGGGAATCACACAGCTAAGAAGATTcacttttgttcagtgtgtggAAAAAACTGTCACAAGTTATCAAAACTACAAATACATATGAGAactcacacaggagaaaaaccttactcctgctctgtctGTGGGAAGCAATTCAGTGACAAAGGAAACCTGAAAAAACACCAGACagtgcacacaggagagaagctgtACAGTTGCTTCGTGTGCGGGGAGAGTTTCTCTTCATCGTCAATTCTTAccaaacaccagagaacacacacaggagagagtcAAGTGTCTGTAGCTGTAGAAGTGTGTGGTCTTTCACCAGCACTGGTTATtaaagtgaaagaggaggaagaggatccTGCTTTTG CAGAGAGACATGACCACTGCTCTGACAGTGAAGGGAGTCCCTCTACATCGGGACTACCTGAACAAAACCAGGGGAATCACACAGCTAAGAAGATTcacttttgttcagtgtgtggAAAAAACTGTCAGAAGTTATCAAAACTACAAATACATATGAGAACTCACACTGGAGAAaaaccttactcctgctctgtctGTGGGAAGCAATTCAGTGACAAAGGAAACCTGAAAAAACACCAGACggtgcacacaggagagaagctgtACAGTTGCTCCGTGTGTGGGGAAAGTTTTTCTTCATCGTCAAATCTTAccaaacaccagagaacacacacaggagagagtcAAGTGTCTGTAGCTGTAGAAGTGTGTGGTCTTTCACCAGCACTGGTTATtaaagtgaaagaggaggaagaggatccTGCTTTTG CAGAGAGACATGACCATTGCACTGACAGTGAAGTGACTCCCTCTACATCAGGAGAACCTAAACAAAAACAGGAGAATCACACAGCAAAGAGCTCTCACTGCTGTTCAGTGTGTGGAAGAGATTGCCAAAAGCTATCTTCACTACTAATACAcatgagaatacacacaggagaaaagccataCCCTTGCTCTGTGTGTGGAAAGCAGTTCCGTGTAAAAAGACATCTTCAAGACCACCAGAAAgtgcacactggagagaaaccttacgtCTGCTCCAAATGTGACAAGAGGTTTGGTTTCGCCTCAGCCTTGAAAAGGCACCAGTGGTTACACGCAGAAGAGaaaccttactcctgctctgtgtGTGGGAAGGGTTTCGGCCGTCCAGATCAGTTAAAGGACCACTCTCTGCAACACGCAGGGAAACCCCACTGCTGTTCTGTGTGTGGGAAGTGTTTCAGCCGTCCAGATCAGTTAAAGGACCACTCTCTGCAACATGCAGGGAAACCCCACTACTGTTCTGTATGTGGGAAGTGTTTCAGTGAGAAGGGGTATCTTGAAGACCACCAGTCAgtgcacactggagagaaacgaCACCCTTGCCCTGTCTGCAAGAAGAGTTTTGTAAGATTAGCCGGACTTAAAGTCCACCACAGAtatcatacaggagagaaaccttacagctgcgCTAAATGCGGCCAGAGCTTCATTAGTTCTCAAAAACTTCAGAGACACCAGAAAACTCATGCTGGTTTACCACCTGTTGAGTTTCAAAACCCTGTTACAATTgaaggagagcgggagggagaagatgaggaagaggaagttGGTGGTCTGATTAATTCAGATGGAGAAGAGGTTGGTTGGGATCTTCATCGTCTCG ACGAGAGTTCGGAGGGGAGAGCCTCTACATCAGGAGAACCTAAAGAAACCTAG
- the LOC115147676 gene encoding zinc finger protein 665 isoform X5, with translation MNEDSADPSNPPLSYATEPNPPESLVPDSNHRDIDNCSELPRFNIVVKEEEDWDVDNTAERPDHCSESEGSPSTSGLPEQHQGNHTAKKIHFCSVCGKNCHKLSKLQIHMRTHTGEKPYSCSVCGKQFSEKGNLKKHQTLHTGEKLFSCSVCGESFSSSSNLTKHQRTHTGESQVSVAVEVCGLSPALVIKVKEEEEDPAFAERHDHCSEREGSPSTSGLPEQHQGNHTAKKIHFCSVCGKNCHKLSKLQIHMRTHTGEKPYSCSVCGKQFSDKGNLKKHQTVHTGEKLYSCFVCGESFSSSSILTKHQRTHTGESQVSVAVEVCGLSPALVIKVKEEEEDPAFAERHDHCSDSEGSPSTSGLPEQNQGNHTAKKIHFCSVCGKNCQKLSKLQIHMRTHTGEKPYSCSVCGKQFSDKGNLKKHQTVHTGEKLYSCSVCGESFSSSSNLTKHQRTHTGESQVSVAVEVCGLSPALVIKVKEEEEDPAFAERHDHCTDSEVTPSTSGEPKQKQENHTAKSSHCCSVCGRDCQKLSSLLIHMRIHTGEKPYPCSVCGKQFRVKRHLQDHQKVHTGEKPYVCSKCDKRFGFASALKRHQWLHAEEKPYSCSVCGKGFGRPDQLKDHSLQHAGKPHCCSVCGKCFSRPDQLKDHSLQHAGKPHYCSVCGKCFSEKGYLEDHQSVHTGEKRHPCPVCKKSFVRLAGLKVHHRYHTGEKPYSCAKCGQSFISSQKLQRHQKTHAGLPPVEFQNPVTIEGEREGEDEEEEVGGLINSDGEEVGWDLHRLDESSEGRASTSGEPKET, from the exons ATGAATGAG GATTCTGCTGACCCAtccaacccccctctctcctacgcCACTGAACCCAACCCTCCAGAGTCACTGGTTCCTGACTCTAACCATAGGGACATTGACAACTGCAGTGAATTACCCAGATTTAACATTGTAGTCAAGGAGGAGGAAGACTGGGACGTGGATAATACTG CAGAGAGACCTGACCACTGCTCTGAGAGCGAAGGGAGTCCCTCTACATCAGGACTACCTGAACAACACCAGGGGAATCACACAGCTAAGAAGATTcacttttgttcagtgtgtggAAAAAACTGTCACAAGTTATCAAAACTACAAATACATATGAGAactcacacaggagaaaaaccttactcctgctctgtctGTGGGAAGCAATTCAGTGAGAAAGGAAACCTGAAAAAACACCAGACgttgcacacaggagagaaactatTCAGTTGCTCCGTGTGTGGGGAGAGTTTTTCTTCATCGTCAAATCTTAccaaacaccagagaacacacacaggagagagtcAAGTGTCTGTAGCTGTAGAAGTGTGTGGTCTTTCACCAGCACTGGTTATtaaagtgaaagaggaggaagaggatccTGCTTTTG CAGAGAGACATGACCACTGCTCTGAGAGGGAAGGGAGTCCCTCTACATCAGGACTACCTGAACAACACCAGGGGAATCACACAGCTAAGAAGATTcacttttgttcagtgtgtggAAAAAACTGTCACAAGTTATCAAAACTACAAATACATATGAGAactcacacaggagaaaaaccttactcctgctctgtctGTGGGAAGCAATTCAGTGACAAAGGAAACCTGAAAAAACACCAGACagtgcacacaggagagaagctgtACAGTTGCTTCGTGTGCGGGGAGAGTTTCTCTTCATCGTCAATTCTTAccaaacaccagagaacacacacaggagagagtcAAGTGTCTGTAGCTGTAGAAGTGTGTGGTCTTTCACCAGCACTGGTTATtaaagtgaaagaggaggaagaggatccTGCTTTTG CAGAGAGACATGACCACTGCTCTGACAGTGAAGGGAGTCCCTCTACATCGGGACTACCTGAACAAAACCAGGGGAATCACACAGCTAAGAAGATTcacttttgttcagtgtgtggAAAAAACTGTCAGAAGTTATCAAAACTACAAATACATATGAGAACTCACACTGGAGAAaaaccttactcctgctctgtctGTGGGAAGCAATTCAGTGACAAAGGAAACCTGAAAAAACACCAGACggtgcacacaggagagaagctgtACAGTTGCTCCGTGTGTGGGGAAAGTTTTTCTTCATCGTCAAATCTTAccaaacaccagagaacacacacaggagagagtcAAGTGTCTGTAGCTGTAGAAGTGTGTGGTCTTTCACCAGCACTGGTTATtaaagtgaaagaggaggaagaggatccTGCTTTTG CAGAGAGACATGACCATTGCACTGACAGTGAAGTGACTCCCTCTACATCAGGAGAACCTAAACAAAAACAGGAGAATCACACAGCAAAGAGCTCTCACTGCTGTTCAGTGTGTGGAAGAGATTGCCAAAAGCTATCTTCACTACTAATACAcatgagaatacacacaggagaaaagccataCCCTTGCTCTGTGTGTGGAAAGCAGTTCCGTGTAAAAAGACATCTTCAAGACCACCAGAAAgtgcacactggagagaaaccttacgtCTGCTCCAAATGTGACAAGAGGTTTGGTTTCGCCTCAGCCTTGAAAAGGCACCAGTGGTTACACGCAGAAGAGaaaccttactcctgctctgtgtGTGGGAAGGGTTTCGGCCGTCCAGATCAGTTAAAGGACCACTCTCTGCAACACGCAGGGAAACCCCACTGCTGTTCTGTGTGTGGGAAGTGTTTCAGCCGTCCAGATCAGTTAAAGGACCACTCTCTGCAACATGCAGGGAAACCCCACTACTGTTCTGTATGTGGGAAGTGTTTCAGTGAGAAGGGGTATCTTGAAGACCACCAGTCAgtgcacactggagagaaacgaCACCCTTGCCCTGTCTGCAAGAAGAGTTTTGTAAGATTAGCCGGACTTAAAGTCCACCACAGAtatcatacaggagagaaaccttacagctgcgCTAAATGCGGCCAGAGCTTCATTAGTTCTCAAAAACTTCAGAGACACCAGAAAACTCATGCTGGTTTACCACCTGTTGAGTTTCAAAACCCTGTTACAATTgaaggagagcgggagggagaagatgaggaagaggaagttGGTGGTCTGATTAATTCAGATGGAGAAGAGGTTGGTTGGGATCTTCATCGTCTCG ACGAGAGTTCGGAGGGGAGAGCCTCTACATCAGGAGAACCTAAAGAAACCTAG